TGACGGTGTCCGAATGGGTGGTGCTGCGCGAAATGTTCCGCCTGGGCTGCACCTCGCCCACGGTGCTGGCGCAGGTGTCCGGCATGAGCAAGGGCGCCGTGTCGAAACTGATCGACCGCCTGGAAAGCAAGGGCATGGTCAGCAAATCCATCCTGCTGGCCGACCGCCGCCAGCATTCGATCGAACTGACCACGGAAGGCGAGGCGCTGGTACCCGTGCTGGCCGAAATGGCCGACCAGAACGACGAGGAATTCTTCGGCAAGCTGCCGCGCCAGCTGCGCGACGATCTGCTCGAAGCGATGAAGGAAGTGGCGCGCACGCACCACCTCAAAAGCGTCCCGCTGAACTGACAGCCAGCGCACTGCCGACAAGGATGACACGGTGGCGCGGGCGCTTCGGCTATGATGCTGGCCTGACTGTTTACCAGGAACACGCATGGCCCTGCACATCGAAACTCCCTTGCTCAACTCGCGCGCCCTGAGCCTGCTCAGCGAACGCGCCATCTGGCTCAAACTCGAAGCCTTGCAGCCGCCCGGCTCCTTCAAGATCCGCGGCATCGGCCTCGCCTGCGAAGAATACGCGCGGCGCGGCGCCAGCCGCTTCATTTCCTCTTCCGGCGGCAATGCCGGCATCGCCGTCGCCTATGCGGGACGCCAGCTCGGCATTCCCGTCATCGTCGTCGTGCCGGAAACGACGAGCGAACGGGCCAAGGCCCTGATCGCCCAGGAAGGCGCCGAAGTCATCGTGCACGGCGCCGCCTGGCAGGAAGCGAACGCGCTGGCCCAATCGATGCTCACGCCGCAAGACGCTTTTTTGCACCCGTTCGACGACCCGCTGCTGTGGCAGGGCCATGCCGGCATGATCGATGAAGTAGCGCGCGCGGGCCTGAGACCGGACGCGGTGGTGCTGTCGGTGGGCGGCGGCGGCCTGCTGGCCGGCGTGGCCGAAGGCTTGCAGCGCAACGGCTGGGATGACGTGGCCATCGTGGCCGTCGAAACGCAAGGCGCCGCTTCGCTGGCGGCGGCCGTGTCCGCGCGCGAACACGTGGCCCTGCCGGCCGTGAGCAGCATCGCCACGTCGCTGGCGGCGCGCCAGGTGTGCGCCCAGGCATACGCCATCAGCCAGACCCGCCTGCTGCACAGCGTGGTGGTGTCGGACCGCGCCGCCGTCGACGCCTGCCAGCGCTTTGTCGCCGACCAGCGCCTGGTGGTGGAACCGGCCTGCGGCGCGGCGCTGGCGGCCGTCTACGGCAAGGCGCCGGAACTGGCTCCCTACCGCAATGTGCTCGTCATCGTGTGCGGCGGCGTGACGGCCACCACGCAGCAGCTCGATCACTGGAGCGCCATCCTGTAGTGGCTACGGCGCCGCCTCGCGCAGCGCCACGCCGTCGCGGCCCTGCCCCTTGGCGGCGTACAGGGCCTGGTCGGCCAGATCCAGCAGCTGCGCCGGCGTCAGCGCGCCCTCGCGGAAGATGGCCATGCCGACGCTGGTCGTCACCGGCAGCGGACCGCCGGCCAGCGCAAACGGCTGGCGGATGGCCTCGACGATCTTGGCGCCGACCTGGCGCACTTCGGCCGCGCCGTTCACCCCTTCGAGAATGATCACGAATTCATCGCCGGCCAGGCGCGCCACCAGGTCGCTGGCGCGCACGCTGCGCACCAGGCGCGCGGCGAACTCCTTGAGCACCTCGTCGCCCGCCTTGTGTCCCAGGCTGTCGTTGATGGCCTTGAAACGGTCGATATCGAGATAGGCCAGCGCCATCGGCGCGCGCGCGGCCCGCGTGCGCTGCATGCTCAATTCCAGCTGTTCGTCGAAACGGCGCCGGTTGGCGATGCCCGTCAGGATATCCGTGGCGGCGGCGAACTGCAGCGCCGTATGCACGGCCCTGGTCTTGGTGATTTCGTGGATCAGGCCGTACACGCCCTCCACCGCGCCGCTCTCGCCCACATCGGGCACGTAACTGGTCTGGAAGGCGCGCTGGCCGGCGTCTCCGTCGCCGCCGATGGTGAACTCATATTCAACCTCCTCGCCCGAGAAGGCGCGCCGCAGGTATTGTTCGCGCAACTGGTAGGCTTCCTCGCCCAGCACCTCGCGGATCGACTGCATCATGCTTTCCTGCTGCGATCTGCCGAACCATTTTTCAAACGTCGCATTGATGAACTGGTAGCGGTGCTCGCGGTCGATGTAGACGATCACCACGGGCACGTGGTCCGTCAGCAGTTTCAAACGCCGCTCGCTGTCGCGCGTCTGCGCCACGGCGATTTCGCGCTCGGCCATCAGCGAGTAGAAATCGCGGCTCAAGTCGCCGATCTCGTCGCGCCGCTCGATTTGCAGCGCCTCGATGCCCAGGCGCTGGCGGCGGATTTCATGCACATGGTGGCGCAGCCGCGCCAAAGGCAGCAGCAGGCGCAGCACCACGCGCCAGCCGGCCAGCCCCGCCAGCGCCGCCAGCAGCACGGCGGCCAGCAATATCTTGCTGCGGATGGCGTGCAGCGGCGCGAACGCGTCACGCATGGGATACACGGACGCCAGTATCCAGCCCGTCGACGCGATGCGGTGGTAGGCAAACAGGGCATCGACGCCTTGCGTGGTGGTGCCCGTCAGCCAGCCCTCGAAACCCTGCAAGGCGCGCCGCGCGGACATGCTGATGGGACCATGCGCCTCGATATGCTGCATGATGCGCGACTTGTCGGGATGCTCGACGATGATGCCTTCGCCGGTCATGATGTACAGGTAGCCGCCCGTGCCCGGCTTGAGCGCGCCCAGGCGCCCCAGGAAATCGGGCTGGCGCAGGTTGACGCTGGCCGCCAGCACATAACGCACGGCGCCCTGCGCGTCGAACACGGGTTGCGTGACCACGACGATGGGCATGCCGGAAATGCTGCCGTTGAGGGGCGCGGAAATCACCGAGCGCCGGGTCGCCAGCGTCTGTTCAAAGTAAGGGCGGCCCTTCACGTTCAGCCCCGCCTGCGGCTTGAAGGGACTCACGCTGGCCAGCACGGCCCCGTCGATACCGACCACGCCGGCCGAATAAAATTCCTTGCGCAGCACCGTTTGCGCAGCCAGGTAACGCTGCAGGCTGGCGCCGTCGTGCGCGCCGCCGGCCGGCAGGCTGTCGGCGATGGCGCGCAGTACGTTGCGCTTCGCGTCGAGTTCCTCATCGATGAAGACGGCGGCGCTGGACAGCGATACGTACTGCTGGCGCCCCGTCACATCGCGCATGCCGCGCTCGGCCACGGACAGGGTGGCCAGCGCCAGCGAGGCCACGGCAGCGAGCACGAGCAGGAAGACGACCACGCTCATGCGCGCCTTCAGGCTGGCCGGCAGGCGCCGGCGCAATCGTTTGCGCCAGGTCGTCACGGCCGCTGCCGCAGGTAGCGGCAAATGCGCTCGACCGACTCGTCCAGCGCCAGGGTGCCCGTGTCCAGGGTCAGCGCGGCGGCCAGCGGCGCTTCATAGGGTGCGGAAACGCCCGTGAATTGCACCAGCTGCCCTGCCCGCGCCTTTTCATACAGGCCCTTGGGATCGCGCGCCTCGCACACGGCCAGCGGCGTGCTGACGTGGACTTCAATGAAATGCGCCGCGCCGATGATGGCGGCGGCCATGGCCCGGTCTGCGCGGTAGGGAGAAATGAAGGCGGCGATGACGGTCAGGCCCGCCCCATTCATCAGGCGCGCCACTTCAGCCACGCGGCGGATGTTTTCATGCCGGTCTTGGGGCGTAAAACCGAGGTCGCGGTTCAAGCCATGGCGCAGCTGGTCGCCATCGAGTACTGCCACGGCGCACCCCTGCGCCTTGAGCTGGCGCGCCAGCGCGTCGGCGATGCTGGACTTGCCGGCGCCGCTCAAGCCCGTCAGCCAGACCGTGTCGTATTGTCCTGCCGTCATCACATTGCCTCTCCCCTTGTAGAGCTGGCAATATAGCAAAGCCGCGCGGGAAAGGACAGATGATCAGGCCGCGCTGCGCGCTTCAAGCAGCAACTGTCGTATCTCCGGCACGCAGGAGCCGCAATTGCCGCCCGCCTTGACGCAGGCCGTCACCTGCGCCGTCGTCTCCAGTTTTTGCCCGGCGATGGCCGCGCAAATGGTGTTGCGCCCCACGCCAAAGCACGAGCACACGATGGGACCGGCGTCCACGCCCTTGCCGATGGGCTGGCCCAGCAGCACGCCGGCGCGATCAAGCGCATCCATTTGCGCATGCGCAAACAGGCTGGCCAGCCAGCTGCGCGACGGCAGGTCGGGACGGGGCGAGACATACACGCATTGCGCGATGCGTCCCTCGTCCAGGTGCACGGCGCGGTACACGCCGGCGCTGGCATCCGCGTAATCGAGCCAGTCGGCGTTGTCGTCCGTGACGCCGAGCAGCGCGCGCGCCCAGGCGCCGAGATCCTCGATGCGCTGGCGGCCCGCCAGTTCGTAGCGCAGGAACTGCTCGCCCTGGATGCGCGTCCAGTGCGCCACGCCGTCCAGGGTCAAGGGCGTGCGGCTCAGGACAAACGCATGCCAGTGCACGCGGAACTGTTCGATGCGCACGGGCGTGTGCTTGAATTCCGGCTCGCCCGAGACGGGGTCGACGACCGGATTGACGACGGCGCCCACGCGCGCGTCGGACGCATTCGCGTCGCTCCAGTGGATGGGCACGAAGACCTGGCCGCGCGCGATGCCGCCGCCATGCACGACGCGCGCCACCATCGCGCCCCAGGCGCTGGAAATGCGCGCCAGCTCGCCCTCGCGCACGCCGTACAGCAGCGCATCCTGCGGGTGGAGGTCGATGAACGCTTCGACGACGTGGCCCGACAGTTTGGCCGCCTTGCCCGTGCGCGTCATCGTATGCCACTGGTCGCGCACCCGGCCCGTGTTCAGGATCAGCGGATAGTCCTCGCCGGGCATGTTGTGCGGCGCGCGCGGCGCCGTGGGCACGAAGCGCGCGCGCCCGTCCGCATGGGCGAAGCGGCCGTCGCCGAACAGGCGCGCCCGGCCCTGCGGCCACTGCTGCGGCGCCAGGGCGTCGTACTGCGCCGCATCCAGATTGTCCAGGCCCGCCAGATTGAACAGGCGCGCCATTTCCGCTCCGTTGCGGAAGGTCGACAGCCGTGCGTGTTCGGCAAAAATGGCTTGCGGCGCCGCGAAATCGAAGCCGTCATAACCCATGCGGCGCGCCACGTCGCATAGCACGTCCCAGTCGGCGCGCGCCTCGCCCGGCGCCGGCAGAAACGCGCGCTGGCGCGAGATGCGCCGCTCCGAGTTCGTCACCGTGCCATCCTTTTCGCCCCAGCCCAGGGCCGGCAGCAGCACGTCGGCATGGACGTTCGTGTCCGACTGCGCGCTGATGTCCGACACCACCACCAGCTCGCACCTGGCCAGCGCGCGGCGCACCTGGTCGGCGTCCGGCATGCTGACCAGGGGATTGGTGGCGATGATCCACACGGCTTTGACCTTGCCCGCCTCGATCGCGTGGAACAGGTCCACCGCCTTCAAGCCCGGTTTGGCGGCGATGCGCGGAGAGTCCCAGAAGGTTTGTACGGTGTCGCGGTGCAGCGGATTGTCCAGTTCAAGGTGCGCCGCCAGCATGTTGGCCAGCCCGCCCACTTCGCGCCCGCCCATGGCGTTCGGCTGGCCCGTGAGCGAAAACGGTCCCATGCCGGGCTGGCCGATGCGCCCCGTCGCCAGGTGGCAGTTGATGATGCTGTTGACCTTGTCCGTACCGGAGGACGACTGGTTCACGCCCTGCGAAAAGGCCGTGACGACCTTGCGCGTGGCGGCAAACGCCTGGTAAAACGCCAGCAGGGCTTGCGGGTCGACCTTGCAGATGCGCGCTACCTGCAAGGGGTCGCCGCAGTCCGCGTGGGCGGCCGCCAGCGCTGCGTCGAGGCCGCGGCTGTGCCGCGTGACGAAAGCGTCGGCGATCACGCCCTCCTTCGCCAGATAGCACAGCAAGCCGTTGAACAGCCACACGTCGGTGCCCGGTTTCACGGGCAAATGCAGGTCGGCCAGCTCGCAGGTGGCCGTGCGGCGCGGGTCGATCACCACCAGCTTCATCTCCGGCCGGGTTTCGCGGATGCGGGCGATGCGCTGGAACAAAATCGGGTGGCACCAGGCCGTGTTCGAGCCCACCAGCACGACCATGTCGGCCAGCTCCAGGTCTTCATAGCAGCCGGGCACGATGTCTTCGCCGAACGCGCGCTTGTGGCCGGCGACGGCCGAGGACATGCACAGGCGCGAATTGGTGTCGATGTTCGCGCTGCCCACATAGCCCTTCATGAATTTGTTGGCGATGTAATAGTCTTCCGTCAGCAGCTGGCCCGAGACATACAGGGCGACGGCGTCGGGGCCGTGCTCATCGATGATGGCGCGCAGGCCGCCGGCCACCTGGTCCAGCGCGGCATCCCAGGAAGCGCGCCGCAGCACGCCGTCGGCGCGCACCTGCGGGTAGAGCAGGCGCTGTTCGAGGTCCAGGGTGTCGCCCAGGGCCGAACCTTTCACGCACAGGCGGCCCAGGTTGGCCGGGTGCGTTGTATCGCCGGCGATGCGGATGGCGCCGTCGGGCAGGCGTGTCGCTTCCACGCCGCAGCCGACGCCGCAGTACGGGCAAGTGGTTTTCACGGGCGTGCAGCTGGTCATGGGCGTATCCTGTTGGTCGCTGTCAGGCGGCCTGGGCGCACAGCGCCTGGCCAAACAATAAATGGGCGCGCAGCTTGCTGATGTCGCGGCGCTGCTGGATCAGGTCGAAATACCACGGACCGTCCTGCACGTCGCCATACAGCACGGCGCCGGCCAGGCGGCTGCCCT
This window of the Janthinobacterium agaricidamnosum genome carries:
- a CDS encoding MarR family winged helix-turn-helix transcriptional regulator; translated protein: MSHNFESAATQAAHPNSVPVSELEAHLGYWLRFVSNHVSHSFQKKAEANGVTVSEWVVLREMFRLGCTSPTVLAQVSGMSKGAVSKLIDRLESKGMVSKSILLADRRQHSIELTTEGEALVPVLAEMADQNDEEFFGKLPRQLRDDLLEAMKEVARTHHLKSVPLN
- a CDS encoding pyridoxal-phosphate dependent enzyme, with protein sequence MALHIETPLLNSRALSLLSERAIWLKLEALQPPGSFKIRGIGLACEEYARRGASRFISSSGGNAGIAVAYAGRQLGIPVIVVVPETTSERAKALIAQEGAEVIVHGAAWQEANALAQSMLTPQDAFLHPFDDPLLWQGHAGMIDEVARAGLRPDAVVLSVGGGGLLAGVAEGLQRNGWDDVAIVAVETQGAASLAAAVSAREHVALPAVSSIATSLAARQVCAQAYAISQTRLLHSVVVSDRAAVDACQRFVADQRLVVEPACGAALAAVYGKAPELAPYRNVLVIVCGGVTATTQQLDHWSAIL
- a CDS encoding diguanylate cyclase domain-containing protein → MTTWRKRLRRRLPASLKARMSVVVFLLVLAAVASLALATLSVAERGMRDVTGRQQYVSLSSAAVFIDEELDAKRNVLRAIADSLPAGGAHDGASLQRYLAAQTVLRKEFYSAGVVGIDGAVLASVSPFKPQAGLNVKGRPYFEQTLATRRSVISAPLNGSISGMPIVVVTQPVFDAQGAVRYVLAASVNLRQPDFLGRLGALKPGTGGYLYIMTGEGIIVEHPDKSRIMQHIEAHGPISMSARRALQGFEGWLTGTTTQGVDALFAYHRIASTGWILASVYPMRDAFAPLHAIRSKILLAAVLLAALAGLAGWRVVLRLLLPLARLRHHVHEIRRQRLGIEALQIERRDEIGDLSRDFYSLMAEREIAVAQTRDSERRLKLLTDHVPVVIVYIDREHRYQFINATFEKWFGRSQQESMMQSIREVLGEEAYQLREQYLRRAFSGEEVEYEFTIGGDGDAGQRAFQTSYVPDVGESGAVEGVYGLIHEITKTRAVHTALQFAAATDILTGIANRRRFDEQLELSMQRTRAARAPMALAYLDIDRFKAINDSLGHKAGDEVLKEFAARLVRSVRASDLVARLAGDEFVIILEGVNGAAEVRQVGAKIVEAIRQPFALAGGPLPVTTSVGMAIFREGALTPAQLLDLADQALYAAKGQGRDGVALREAAP
- the cysC gene encoding adenylyl-sulfate kinase, which translates into the protein MTAGQYDTVWLTGLSGAGKSSIADALARQLKAQGCAVAVLDGDQLRHGLNRDLGFTPQDRHENIRRVAEVARLMNGAGLTVIAAFISPYRADRAMAAAIIGAAHFIEVHVSTPLAVCEARDPKGLYEKARAGQLVQFTGVSAPYEAPLAAALTLDTGTLALDESVERICRYLRQRP
- a CDS encoding nitrate reductase, with the protein product MTSCTPVKTTCPYCGVGCGVEATRLPDGAIRIAGDTTHPANLGRLCVKGSALGDTLDLEQRLLYPQVRADGVLRRASWDAALDQVAGGLRAIIDEHGPDAVALYVSGQLLTEDYYIANKFMKGYVGSANIDTNSRLCMSSAVAGHKRAFGEDIVPGCYEDLELADMVVLVGSNTAWCHPILFQRIARIRETRPEMKLVVIDPRRTATCELADLHLPVKPGTDVWLFNGLLCYLAKEGVIADAFVTRHSRGLDAALAAAHADCGDPLQVARICKVDPQALLAFYQAFAATRKVVTAFSQGVNQSSSGTDKVNSIINCHLATGRIGQPGMGPFSLTGQPNAMGGREVGGLANMLAAHLELDNPLHRDTVQTFWDSPRIAAKPGLKAVDLFHAIEAGKVKAVWIIATNPLVSMPDADQVRRALARCELVVVSDISAQSDTNVHADVLLPALGWGEKDGTVTNSERRISRQRAFLPAPGEARADWDVLCDVARRMGYDGFDFAAPQAIFAEHARLSTFRNGAEMARLFNLAGLDNLDAAQYDALAPQQWPQGRARLFGDGRFAHADGRARFVPTAPRAPHNMPGEDYPLILNTGRVRDQWHTMTRTGKAAKLSGHVVEAFIDLHPQDALLYGVREGELARISSAWGAMVARVVHGGGIARGQVFVPIHWSDANASDARVGAVVNPVVDPVSGEPEFKHTPVRIEQFRVHWHAFVLSRTPLTLDGVAHWTRIQGEQFLRYELAGRQRIEDLGAWARALLGVTDDNADWLDYADASAGVYRAVHLDEGRIAQCVYVSPRPDLPSRSWLASLFAHAQMDALDRAGVLLGQPIGKGVDAGPIVCSCFGVGRNTICAAIAGQKLETTAQVTACVKAGGNCGSCVPEIRQLLLEARSAA